From Chryseobacterium shandongense, the proteins below share one genomic window:
- a CDS encoding PepSY-associated TM helix domain-containing protein, with protein MRKKHHHKKKPTAFKKWTGKLHLWFGLGIGFLIFIISITGALYVFKDEIENFTRKDVIYHNEKNIEQKQVLPIRVLEKSVVEQVKEKYPVHWVNIPIDKKMSYLFYWYEHDPKGWNYFDEFPIYKVAYVNPYNGKVLRTYDEKNGFFQIVKMIHWSYLLKQSWGTYLVGIPVLIFIIMLISGIILWWPKNKAARKQRFSFKWQNVKGWKRKNYDLHNVLGFYASVFALIFSITGLFYAFFVVQAAIYFIFSGGKTAYPDFSSIKTKAPIEMRAEGTLDKISNTVKAKYPDSYGFSIDLGHEHMDDHEHPNFEVYVKHLSYSYHKSSSLIFDENSGELLHTHDMKDKNFGEKAVGANYDIHVGSILGLPTKIIAFIVSLICASLPVTGFMIWWGRRKKKKIKTA; from the coding sequence ATGAGGAAAAAGCATCACCATAAGAAAAAACCAACCGCTTTTAAAAAATGGACCGGTAAGCTTCATTTGTGGTTCGGGTTAGGCATCGGTTTTCTGATTTTTATTATCTCAATTACAGGAGCCTTATACGTTTTCAAGGATGAAATAGAAAATTTTACGCGAAAAGATGTTATCTACCATAATGAAAAGAATATAGAACAAAAACAGGTTCTTCCGATCCGTGTTTTGGAAAAATCCGTTGTTGAACAGGTAAAGGAAAAATACCCGGTTCACTGGGTAAATATTCCGATTGATAAAAAGATGTCCTATCTTTTTTACTGGTACGAGCACGATCCTAAAGGCTGGAACTATTTTGATGAATTTCCCATCTATAAAGTAGCATATGTAAATCCTTACAACGGAAAAGTCTTAAGAACCTACGATGAGAAAAACGGTTTTTTCCAGATTGTAAAAATGATCCATTGGAGCTATCTTCTGAAACAATCGTGGGGAACATATCTGGTAGGGATTCCCGTGCTTATATTTATCATCATGCTGATTTCCGGAATCATTCTTTGGTGGCCAAAAAATAAAGCCGCCAGAAAACAGCGTTTTTCTTTTAAATGGCAAAATGTAAAAGGCTGGAAAAGAAAAAATTACGACCTACATAATGTTCTTGGATTTTATGCTTCCGTTTTTGCGTTGATCTTTTCAATAACAGGATTATTTTATGCTTTCTTTGTCGTTCAGGCAGCGATTTATTTTATTTTTTCGGGAGGTAAAACCGCTTATCCAGATTTCTCTTCCATTAAAACAAAAGCTCCGATTGAGATGAGAGCGGAAGGTACTTTAGATAAAATCAGCAATACTGTTAAAGCAAAATATCCTGATTCATATGGATTTTCTATTGATCTGGGCCATGAACATATGGACGATCATGAACATCCGAATTTTGAGGTGTATGTAAAACACTTATCCTACTCTTATCATAAAAGCAGCAGCCTTATTTTCGATGAAAACTCGGGAGAATTGCTTCATACCCACGATATGAAAGACAAAAATTTTGGCGAAAAAGCAGTAGGAGCCAACTATGATATACACGTAGGATCTATTCTGGGACTTCCTACAAAGATCATTGCTTTTATCGTAAGCCTCATATGTGCCTCATTACCAGTAACCGGCTTTATGATCTGGTGGGGAAGGAGAAAAAAGAAAAAGATAAAAACAGCTTAA
- the secA gene encoding preprotein translocase subunit SecA, whose amino-acid sequence MSFLNKVLKGFLGDKKAQDLKEVKKVVTKIKAVEPNIQQLSDDGLREKTAEFKESIKSATGKITAQIEQIQEQIKNSKNVDEKEALFSKIEALKKESYDIEEKVLGQILPEAFALVKETARRWAQNGEIRVTATDWDKQLAAAGKDFLEIQGDQAVWKNSWNAAGTPVNWDMVHYDVQFIGGVILHSGKIAEMATGEGKTLVGTLPIFLNALPGRGVHVVTVNDYLAKRDSAWMGPLYQFHGMSIDCIDNHQPNSDGRRKAYNSDITYGTNNEFGFDYLRDNMVTSPSELVQRELNFAIVDEVDSVLVDDARTPLIISGPVPQGDRQEFDVLKPSIDRIVEVQKKTVSAIFNEAKKLIAAGNTKEGGFKLLQAYRGLPKNRQLIKFLSESGNRALLQKTEAQYMQDNNRDMPIVDKDLYFVIEEKNNQVDLTDKGVEYMSQGNSDSNFFVLPDIGTEIAELEAKNLSKEEEFEAKERLFSEFAEKSERVHTMSQLLKAYTLFEKDDEYVVIDGEVKIVDEQTGRIMEGRRYSDGLHQAIEAKENVKIEAATQTFATITLQNYFRMYNKLAGMTGTAETEAGELWEIYKLDVVVIPTNRPILRHDKQDLVYKTNREKYNAVIEEIEKLTAAGRPVLVGTTSVEISQLLSKALQLRKIPHQVLNAKLHKKEAEIVAGAGQPGVVTIATNMAGRGTDIKLTKEVKEAGGLAIIGTERHDSRRVDRQLRGRAGRQGDPGSSQFYVSLEDNLMRLFGSERIAKMMDRMGHKEGEVIQHSMISKSIERAQKKVEENNFGTRKRLLEYDDVMNKQRDVIYKRRKNALFGDHLKYDITNMIFDVANSIAAKGKASGNYKDFEYEIIKTFTMESPVNENDFKNKTVQDLTNILFKAAQEDYQMKLNLLKEKSFPIIENVYQNQGSMFKMIQVPFTDGHKTMTIVTDLKEAYETQCESLINDFEKNITLSIIDENWKLHLREMDDLRRSSQGAVYEQKDPLVIYKQESFHLFSEMIDKLNKEIISFLYKGEIPA is encoded by the coding sequence ATGAGTTTTTTAAACAAAGTTCTTAAAGGGTTTTTGGGAGACAAAAAAGCGCAGGACCTAAAAGAAGTAAAAAAAGTTGTAACAAAAATCAAAGCTGTTGAACCGAATATTCAACAGTTGTCTGACGATGGTTTGAGAGAAAAAACTGCTGAGTTTAAAGAGAGCATTAAATCTGCAACCGGCAAAATCACAGCTCAGATAGAACAGATACAAGAGCAGATAAAAAATTCGAAAAACGTTGATGAAAAAGAAGCGCTTTTTTCAAAAATTGAGGCTCTAAAAAAGGAATCATACGATATTGAGGAAAAAGTTCTGGGCCAGATCCTTCCTGAAGCTTTTGCTTTGGTAAAAGAAACCGCAAGAAGATGGGCACAAAACGGAGAAATCCGTGTAACAGCAACAGACTGGGACAAGCAGCTGGCTGCTGCAGGCAAAGACTTCCTTGAAATTCAGGGAGATCAAGCCGTTTGGAAAAATTCCTGGAACGCAGCCGGAACTCCCGTAAACTGGGATATGGTACACTATGATGTACAGTTCATTGGTGGGGTTATTCTTCACAGTGGTAAAATTGCCGAAATGGCTACCGGGGAAGGTAAAACCTTAGTAGGAACGCTTCCTATTTTCTTAAATGCCCTTCCGGGAAGAGGAGTTCACGTGGTAACGGTGAATGATTACCTTGCCAAAAGAGACTCGGCGTGGATGGGACCATTATACCAATTCCACGGAATGTCAATCGACTGCATTGACAATCATCAGCCAAACTCAGACGGAAGAAGAAAAGCTTACAATTCCGATATTACTTACGGAACTAATAACGAATTTGGGTTCGATTACCTGAGAGACAACATGGTAACCTCCCCTTCAGAGCTTGTGCAAAGAGAACTGAACTTTGCAATTGTCGATGAGGTTGACTCTGTATTGGTGGATGATGCAAGAACACCATTAATCATTTCCGGTCCGGTTCCACAGGGAGACAGACAGGAGTTTGACGTTTTGAAACCATCTATCGACAGAATCGTTGAAGTTCAGAAAAAAACCGTTTCTGCTATTTTTAATGAAGCTAAAAAATTAATCGCAGCAGGAAACACGAAAGAAGGAGGATTCAAATTACTACAGGCGTACAGAGGTCTTCCCAAGAACAGACAGTTAATTAAATTTTTATCGGAAAGCGGAAACCGCGCATTGCTTCAGAAAACGGAAGCTCAATATATGCAGGACAATAACCGCGATATGCCTATTGTAGATAAAGATCTTTACTTTGTAATTGAAGAAAAAAACAACCAGGTAGATCTTACCGACAAAGGTGTTGAATACATGTCTCAGGGTAACTCAGATTCTAATTTCTTCGTTCTTCCGGATATCGGAACTGAAATCGCAGAACTGGAAGCTAAAAACCTTTCAAAAGAAGAAGAATTTGAAGCGAAAGAAAGATTATTCTCCGAATTTGCTGAGAAATCTGAAAGAGTTCACACGATGAGCCAATTGCTTAAAGCCTATACCTTATTTGAAAAAGATGACGAGTATGTAGTTATTGACGGTGAAGTAAAAATCGTAGATGAGCAGACAGGCCGTATTATGGAAGGAAGACGTTATTCAGACGGTCTCCACCAGGCAATCGAAGCGAAGGAAAATGTGAAAATCGAAGCAGCAACGCAAACGTTTGCAACCATTACCCTTCAGAATTATTTCCGTATGTACAACAAACTTGCGGGGATGACGGGTACTGCAGAAACGGAAGCCGGCGAGCTTTGGGAAATTTATAAATTAGACGTTGTGGTAATTCCTACCAACCGTCCGATTTTAAGACATGATAAACAAGATTTGGTTTACAAAACCAATCGCGAAAAATATAATGCCGTAATTGAAGAAATTGAAAAACTTACTGCCGCAGGAAGACCTGTACTGGTAGGTACAACTTCTGTTGAGATTTCTCAGTTATTATCAAAGGCACTCCAATTAAGAAAAATTCCGCATCAGGTATTGAATGCAAAACTTCACAAGAAGGAAGCAGAAATTGTTGCAGGAGCAGGACAGCCGGGAGTTGTAACCATTGCAACCAATATGGCCGGTCGTGGTACGGATATTAAGCTTACAAAAGAAGTAAAAGAAGCAGGAGGTTTAGCGATCATCGGTACAGAAAGACACGATTCCAGACGTGTAGACAGACAGTTGAGAGGTAGAGCTGGACGTCAGGGAGATCCGGGAAGCTCACAGTTCTATGTTTCTCTTGAAGATAATCTGATGCGTCTTTTCGGTTCTGAAAGAATCGCGAAAATGATGGACAGAATGGGTCATAAAGAAGGTGAAGTTATTCAACATTCTATGATCTCAAAATCTATTGAAAGAGCACAAAAAAAGGTAGAAGAAAACAACTTCGGAACAAGAAAGAGACTTCTTGAATACGATGATGTAATGAATAAGCAGCGTGATGTAATCTACAAGAGAAGAAAGAATGCATTGTTCGGAGATCACCTGAAATATGACATCACAAATATGATCTTTGATGTAGCAAACTCTATCGCAGCAAAAGGAAAGGCATCAGGAAATTATAAAGATTTCGAATACGAGATCATTAAAACGTTCACTATGGAATCTCCAGTTAATGAGAATGATTTCAAGAATAAGACCGTTCAGGATTTAACTAATATTCTATTCAAGGCCGCTCAGGAAGATTATCAGATGAAATTGAACTTGCTGAAAGAAAAATCTTTCCCAATTATTGAGAATGTGTATCAGAACCAAGGGTCAATGTTTAAAATGATCCAGGTTCCATTCACTGACGGTCACAAAACGATGACTATTGTTACCGATCTTAAAGAAGCTTATGAAACGCAATGCGAAAGCTTAATTAACGATTTTGAAAAGAATATTACTTTATCTATCATTGATGAAAACTGGAAGTTGCATCTTCGTGAAATGGACGATTTAAGAAGATCTTCGCAAGGTGCCGTTTACGAGCAGAAAGATCCTTTGGTAATCTATAAGCAGGAATCTTTCCATCTATTCAGTGAAATGATTGACAAATTAAACAAGGAAATTATTTCATTCTTATATAAAGGAGAAATTCCAGCATAA
- the msrA gene encoding peptide-methionine (S)-S-oxide reductase MsrA, giving the protein MNNNNLEQITFGGGCFWCVESCFNMLKGVQSAISGYSGGHKDNPTYEEVCTGETGHAEVVQITYDPAIISYEQLMDVFFFLHDPTQLNRQGNDIGTQYRSVIYYKDEAEKAKAEQAIERSKQSGRWQGTYVTELTQFEKFWPAEQYHQGYYNENPTQPYCSAVVGPKIQKFKKHFGELGMLNAE; this is encoded by the coding sequence ATGAATAACAACAATTTAGAGCAAATTACTTTCGGAGGCGGCTGTTTCTGGTGCGTTGAAAGCTGTTTCAATATGCTGAAAGGCGTACAGTCTGCTATTTCAGGATATTCCGGAGGACATAAAGACAATCCCACTTATGAGGAAGTATGCACAGGTGAGACGGGACATGCCGAAGTAGTACAGATCACCTACGATCCTGCCATCATTTCTTATGAACAATTGATGGATGTTTTCTTTTTCCTTCACGATCCTACACAATTGAACAGACAAGGCAATGACATCGGTACCCAATACCGTTCGGTAATTTATTATAAAGATGAGGCTGAAAAAGCAAAAGCCGAACAAGCCATTGAAAGATCCAAACAGTCCGGAAGATGGCAGGGAACTTATGTTACGGAATTAACCCAATTCGAGAAATTCTGGCCGGCAGAACAGTATCATCAAGGGTACTATAATGAAAATCCTACGCAGCCTTACTGCAGCGCCGTTGTTGGTCCTAAAATCCAGAAATTCAAAAAGCATTTTGGTGAATTGGGAATGCTAAACGCAGAATAA
- a CDS encoding DUF2795 domain-containing protein, producing MYWTLELASYLSDAPWPMTKAELIDYAIRTGAPMEVVENLQAIEDEGEIYESIEEVWSDYPTDEDFLWNEDEY from the coding sequence ATGTACTGGACATTAGAATTAGCTTCATATTTAAGTGACGCACCTTGGCCAATGACAAAAGCAGAGCTTATTGATTACGCAATCAGAACTGGTGCACCAATGGAAGTAGTGGAAAACCTTCAGGCAATTGAAGATGAAGGAGAGATTTACGAATCTATTGAAGAAGTTTGGAGTGACTATCCTACCGATGAAGACTTCCTTTGGAACGAAGACGAATATTAA
- a CDS encoding GDP-mannose 4,6-dehydratase has protein sequence MVYLITGGSGFIGSHLVEQLLKKGHSVINVDNFDDFYNYQIKIKNTLDSIQNFSDFEFLEKQDDIAKLIAMTKSNRYILYYQDIRDKEGLEKIFREHSIDMIIHLAALAGVRPSIERPLEYEEVNIRGTMNLWELCKEFNVKKVIAASSSSVYGNNEKIPFSETDNVDNPISPYAATKKCGEILGHVYHDLYKIDMIQLRFFTVYGPRQRPDLAIHKFTKLISEDQEVPFYGDGTTARDYTFIDDIIDGILKSIHYLEQHSGVYKIINLGESEVITLNEMLSTIEQTLGKSAIRKNLPMQPGDVLKTNADITKAMTLISYKPDTNFQNGIKIFVEWFLRK, from the coding sequence ATGGTCTATCTCATAACGGGCGGCAGCGGATTCATTGGTTCTCATCTTGTAGAACAATTATTAAAAAAGGGACATTCTGTCATAAATGTTGACAATTTTGATGATTTCTACAATTATCAGATAAAAATCAAGAATACTTTAGATTCAATACAGAATTTTTCGGATTTTGAATTTTTGGAAAAACAGGATGATATTGCAAAACTGATTGCCATGACAAAATCAAACCGGTATATCTTATATTATCAGGACATCCGTGATAAAGAAGGACTTGAAAAGATCTTCCGCGAACATTCTATTGACATGATAATCCATCTTGCAGCCCTTGCCGGCGTACGTCCATCCATAGAAAGACCATTAGAGTATGAAGAAGTAAATATCCGCGGCACCATGAACCTGTGGGAATTGTGTAAAGAATTTAATGTTAAAAAAGTTATCGCAGCCTCTTCATCAAGCGTGTACGGAAACAATGAAAAAATCCCTTTCTCAGAGACCGACAATGTAGACAATCCTATTTCGCCTTATGCAGCAACTAAAAAATGTGGTGAAATATTAGGCCATGTTTACCATGATTTGTATAAAATTGATATGATTCAGCTGAGGTTTTTTACCGTTTACGGCCCAAGACAAAGACCCGATCTCGCTATTCATAAATTTACAAAATTAATTTCAGAAGATCAGGAAGTCCCTTTCTATGGTGATGGGACAACAGCAAGGGATTATACCTTTATTGATGACATAATTGATGGTATTTTAAAATCCATCCATTATTTAGAACAACATTCCGGAGTTTATAAAATTATCAATCTTGGGGAAAGTGAAGTCATCACACTTAATGAAATGCTGTCGACTATAGAACAAACTTTAGGAAAATCTGCCATCCGGAAAAATCTGCCAATGCAACCCGGAGATGTCCTGAAAACCAATGCAGATATTACAAAAGCTATGACATTAATTAGCTATAAACCTGACACCAACTTCCAAAATGGCATAAAAATATTTGTGGAATGGTTTTTGAGAAAATGA
- a CDS encoding TonB-dependent siderophore receptor, with protein sequence MKNVLICASLLSSMLTFAQENDTIKSNNNIDEVIVTGYITKNSESANKMPLKDIENPQVYNTVNKNVIKEQVATNINDALKNVTGIARLWESTGRGNDGGEYYTMRGFSLQPTLLNGMPAFNNGTIDPAGIETIEAIKGPSGTLYGGSVISYGGLLNVITKRPYNYFGGEVGYVLGSYGLNRITADVNAPVGKNLYARINAAYQKQNSFQDAGSYESIYVAPSLKYVVNNRLTFTINTEIKKSDASNAPMIFLSRYSPLSFNSIDLFEQNYKKSYTSNDLSIKNTTFNIQAQANYKISDNWISQTIVSRGNTKTDGYNQYLWDSANGDEFTRYISKLGGETNTTGIQQNFVGNFNVGKVKNKLLFGLDYFQRQFLLGGTGWAGFGTVSLVNQTDTKAGELNQAAVNTALASTQNAIGTMETKIYSAYISDVVYILPNLSAMLSARVDHFTGNPTAYAVEESKATTTFSPKLGLVYQPIQDKLSIFANYMNGFQNIEPVQNVAADGSKYFAYFDPEHANQWEVGTKASLVKDKLSITASYYDIKVKDKVMPDPTNAQNSIQGGEVESKGFEVSVVGSPIDGLNIIAGFSHNDSEVTVGDPTYVGYRPEEAGPKNLFNFWANYKVQQGALKNIGIGFGANSASEHYTLNRASIGTFAIPSYAVFNAALSYNEDKYSVILKLDNIANKKYFSGWSTVTPQRLRTVSLSLNYKF encoded by the coding sequence ATGAAAAATGTACTGATCTGCGCTTCGCTGTTAAGTTCTATGCTGACTTTTGCTCAGGAAAACGATACAATTAAATCGAATAACAATATTGATGAAGTAATTGTTACAGGTTACATAACCAAAAACAGTGAATCGGCCAATAAAATGCCGTTAAAAGACATCGAAAATCCACAGGTTTACAATACTGTAAATAAAAATGTCATTAAGGAACAGGTTGCAACCAATATTAACGATGCTTTAAAAAACGTAACAGGTATAGCAAGACTATGGGAATCTACAGGAAGAGGAAATGATGGTGGAGAATACTATACTATGAGAGGTTTTTCTCTACAGCCAACGTTGTTAAACGGCATGCCTGCGTTCAATAACGGGACTATTGACCCTGCTGGAATTGAAACAATTGAGGCTATAAAAGGACCTTCCGGAACACTGTACGGAGGCAGTGTAATTTCTTATGGAGGCTTATTAAATGTTATAACGAAACGGCCATACAATTACTTTGGCGGTGAAGTGGGCTATGTGTTGGGAAGCTATGGTTTAAACAGGATAACAGCAGACGTAAATGCTCCTGTTGGAAAAAACCTTTACGCGAGAATAAATGCAGCCTATCAGAAACAGAATTCTTTTCAGGATGCCGGTTCTTACGAATCAATTTATGTTGCGCCCTCTTTAAAATATGTAGTCAACAACCGATTAACGTTTACGATAAATACCGAAATTAAGAAGTCTGATGCTTCAAATGCCCCTATGATCTTTTTAAGCAGATACAGTCCTCTTTCATTTAATTCGATTGATTTGTTTGAACAGAACTATAAAAAATCATATACAAGCAATGATTTAAGCATTAAAAATACAACGTTCAATATTCAGGCCCAGGCTAATTATAAAATATCAGACAATTGGATCTCTCAAACCATTGTTTCCAGAGGAAATACAAAAACTGACGGATACAACCAATACCTATGGGATTCTGCAAATGGCGACGAATTCACAAGATACATTTCAAAATTAGGAGGAGAAACCAATACGACAGGAATTCAGCAAAACTTTGTTGGAAATTTTAATGTCGGAAAAGTTAAGAATAAACTTTTATTCGGTTTAGATTATTTCCAAAGACAATTCTTATTGGGCGGTACCGGATGGGCAGGATTTGGGACAGTTTCTTTAGTGAATCAGACAGATACTAAGGCTGGAGAATTAAACCAGGCTGCGGTCAACACAGCATTGGCATCCACACAAAATGCAATTGGTACAATGGAAACAAAAATATACAGTGCATATATTTCAGATGTTGTATATATCCTTCCTAATTTATCTGCAATGCTAAGCGCAAGAGTTGACCATTTTACAGGCAATCCAACCGCATATGCCGTTGAAGAATCAAAAGCAACAACTACTTTCTCTCCAAAATTAGGATTAGTATACCAACCTATTCAGGATAAATTATCAATTTTCGCTAACTATATGAATGGTTTTCAGAATATTGAACCAGTTCAAAATGTAGCTGCAGACGGAAGTAAGTACTTTGCTTATTTCGATCCTGAACATGCCAATCAGTGGGAAGTTGGAACGAAAGCAAGTTTGGTTAAAGATAAATTATCAATTACGGCAAGTTACTACGATATCAAAGTTAAAGACAAAGTAATGCCGGATCCTACGAATGCCCAGAACAGTATTCAGGGAGGAGAAGTTGAAAGTAAAGGTTTTGAAGTAAGCGTTGTAGGAAGTCCGATTGACGGCTTGAATATTATTGCGGGGTTCAGTCACAACGACAGCGAAGTTACAGTAGGCGACCCTACCTATGTTGGATACCGTCCTGAAGAAGCAGGGCCTAAAAATCTTTTCAATTTCTGGGCAAACTATAAAGTGCAGCAGGGAGCTTTAAAAAATATAGGGATTGGTTTTGGAGCCAATTCTGCAAGTGAGCATTATACTTTAAACAGGGCTTCAATAGGAACATTCGCTATCCCGAGTTATGCAGTTTTCAATGCTGCCCTTTCATATAATGAAGATAAATATAGTGTAATTCTGAAGCTGGACAATATTGCTAATAAAAAATATTTCTCCGGCTGGTCTACAGTAACCCCTCAACGACTGAGAACAGTATCTTTAAGCTTAAACTACAAATTCTAA
- a CDS encoding ROK family protein: MSLVDLSKQVALGIDIGGTNTKFGVVNHRGEVLEKGNIRTDAYPTVEEYIDALYEAVHPLIESHGKNKNFDGIGVGAPNANYYTGTIEQAPNLPWKGTIPFAELIKAKFGLPCTITNDANAAAIGEMLFGAARGMKDFIMITLGTGVGSGIVAGGKLIYGHDGFAGELGHTIVKPGGRKHWSTGSEGCLEAYASATGIAITAKKMRAEFPESMLNQYPEEAINSKTVHECALKGDPISIEVFRYTGQKLGEALANFVMFSSPEAILLFGGVIKAGDFILKPTKLHMERNLLPIFRNKVKLVFSELDEADAAILGASALVWEK, encoded by the coding sequence ATGTCATTAGTAGATTTGTCAAAACAGGTTGCGCTGGGAATTGATATCGGCGGAACGAACACAAAATTTGGAGTGGTAAACCACAGAGGTGAAGTTTTGGAAAAAGGAAATATCCGCACCGATGCCTATCCTACCGTAGAAGAATATATCGATGCTTTATACGAGGCCGTTCATCCGCTGATCGAAAGTCACGGAAAAAACAAAAATTTTGATGGGATAGGAGTGGGAGCTCCAAATGCCAACTACTATACAGGAACTATAGAGCAGGCTCCAAACCTTCCATGGAAAGGAACAATTCCTTTTGCGGAGTTGATAAAAGCCAAATTCGGGCTGCCTTGTACCATAACCAATGATGCCAATGCTGCAGCTATTGGAGAAATGCTTTTCGGTGCAGCAAGAGGAATGAAGGATTTCATTATGATTACCCTTGGAACAGGTGTTGGAAGCGGTATTGTTGCCGGTGGAAAACTAATCTACGGACATGACGGATTCGCAGGAGAGCTTGGACATACCATTGTAAAGCCTGGCGGAAGAAAGCATTGGAGCACAGGTTCTGAAGGTTGCCTTGAAGCGTATGCTTCTGCTACTGGAATTGCCATTACCGCAAAAAAAATGCGCGCCGAATTTCCGGAATCTATGCTGAATCAATATCCTGAAGAGGCCATCAATTCTAAAACCGTACATGAATGCGCTTTGAAAGGCGATCCTATTTCCATTGAGGTTTTCAGATATACCGGACAGAAACTAGGGGAAGCCTTAGCCAATTTTGTAATGTTTTCTTCACCTGAAGCAATTCTTCTTTTCGGAGGCGTTATCAAAGCAGGTGATTTTATTTTAAAACCTACAAAACTTCACATGGAAAGAAATCTACTTCCTATTTTCAGAAACAAAGTGAAGCTGGTATTTAGTGAGCTTGATGAAGCGGATGCCGCCATTCTGGGAGCAAGTGCCTTGGTTTGGGAAAAATAA